A genomic region of Gammaproteobacteria bacterium contains the following coding sequences:
- a CDS encoding integration host factor subunit beta, translating to MSKSELIDRLAEKFPDLPIRDLKLAVEVMLEHITQTLSSGERIEIRGFGSFSLHYVPPRLARNPKTGKEFMLSGRYHAHFKPGKELRERVNNKRR from the coding sequence GTGAGCAAATCTGAGTTGATTGACAGACTGGCTGAGAAATTCCCCGACCTTCCGATAAGAGACTTGAAACTGGCAGTGGAGGTTATGCTCGAACATATCACTCAGACACTAAGTTCAGGAGAACGTATCGAAATACGTGGCTTTGGCAGTTTTTCACTACACTACGTTCCGCCCAGGTTGGCCCGTAATCCCAAAACGGGTAAGGAGTTCATGCTATCCGGTCGGTACCACGCGCATTTCAAACCAGGCAAGGAGCTACGTGAGAGAGTCAATAACAAGCGGAGATAG